A genomic segment from Pistricoccus aurantiacus encodes:
- a CDS encoding DUF2333 family protein, with amino-acid sequence MPSSYKASRHSKRNTQVLERPDYGWIWKPIVTLAVIYLLVTLALGIWWSRTPDTFDVKRAAAMQQGFEGVENPTPPISVPKARGAVSVATLIASIDTLLEKPGGYLRNDVMPPGLWLDNMPSWELGVLRQTRLMTELLAQNADGEAASLEEAVERLSAGDEEWFYPSTERHLAKAQEALDYYFESMTNKGGDRLAPSDELPASWLNQAAERLDWLSHRLSASVVEREALRDLNIDPQELPEHTPWYRIDNVFFETRGATWAMLVQLRALMADYPQLMQQARIQTDVKRLIAELNFTQRRLWSPLILNGSGFGIFANHSLMMANYTLKARDLAQALAQRITDVQSKEIAESNEKKQPPAQSETPSPAAMQTNKDASKPSSEPSAAKGSEAESSSSTDRETTPETPDDTDKNDDKTRVSPEQAAGQQDTAEP; translated from the coding sequence ATGCCCTCATCCTACAAGGCCTCTCGCCACTCCAAGCGCAACACGCAAGTGCTCGAACGCCCGGATTACGGCTGGATATGGAAGCCGATCGTCACCCTGGCAGTGATTTATCTATTGGTGACCCTGGCGCTAGGTATCTGGTGGAGCCGCACGCCGGACACCTTCGATGTCAAACGCGCCGCGGCGATGCAGCAGGGTTTCGAGGGAGTGGAGAATCCGACGCCGCCAATCAGCGTGCCGAAGGCTCGAGGAGCGGTCAGCGTGGCGACATTGATCGCCTCCATCGATACGTTGCTGGAAAAGCCCGGCGGTTATCTGCGCAATGACGTGATGCCGCCAGGGCTATGGCTCGACAACATGCCCAGCTGGGAACTGGGCGTGCTGCGTCAGACTCGCCTTATGACCGAACTGCTGGCCCAGAATGCCGATGGCGAAGCCGCCAGCCTCGAAGAAGCGGTGGAGCGTCTGAGCGCCGGAGACGAGGAATGGTTCTACCCTTCCACGGAGCGCCATCTCGCCAAGGCACAGGAAGCGCTGGACTATTATTTCGAGTCGATGACTAATAAAGGCGGCGATCGTCTCGCGCCGAGCGACGAACTGCCGGCAAGCTGGCTGAATCAGGCGGCAGAGCGCCTGGATTGGCTCAGCCATCGACTATCCGCCAGCGTCGTCGAGCGTGAGGCGCTTCGCGATCTGAACATCGATCCCCAGGAGTTGCCGGAACACACTCCCTGGTACCGGATCGACAACGTCTTTTTCGAAACCCGAGGCGCCACCTGGGCAATGCTGGTGCAGCTGAGGGCGCTGATGGCGGACTATCCGCAACTGATGCAGCAGGCACGGATCCAGACCGACGTGAAGCGCCTGATCGCGGAACTCAACTTTACCCAGCGCCGGCTATGGAGCCCGCTGATTCTCAACGGCAGCGGCTTCGGTATTTTTGCCAATCATTCGCTGATGATGGCCAACTATACCTTGAAGGCCCGCGACCTGGCCCAGGCCTTGGCGCAGCGGATCACGGACGTCCAGTCCAAGGAAATCGCCGAGAGTAACGAAAAGAAACAGCCACCGGCTCAGTCGGAAACACCATCACCGGCGGCGATGCAGACAAATAAAGACGCCTCAAAGCCATCCTCCGAGCCATCGGCAGCGAAGGGTTCCGAGGCCGAGTCTTCCTCGTCCACGGATCGGGAAACCACTCCAGAGACACCGGACGATACAGACAAGAACGACGACAAGACCAGAGTAAGCCCCGAGCAGGCCGCCGGTCAGCAAGACACTGCTGAGCCATAA
- a CDS encoding 6-phosphofructokinase: MAQHNAFYAQSGGVTAVINASACGVIEACREHGDRIGKVYAGHNGIIGALTEDLIDVSQESDEAIAALRYTPGGAFGSCRYKLKDIETHRAQYERLIEVFKAHDIRYFFYNGGGDSADTCLKVSQLSEKLGYPLTAIHVPKTVDNDLPITDNSPGFGSVAKYIATSTLEASLDVASMCATSTKVFVLEVMGRHAGWIAAAGALAGEGEGEPPHLVIFPEVAFDREAVMARVDEAVKRYGYCVIVVSEGARYEDGTFLADAGNTDAFGHRQLGGVAPTLAGMIKQDLGYKYHWAVADYLQRAARHLASKTDVEQAYAVGREAVKLALAGQNAMMPAIKRVSESPYEWRIEAAPLAEVANQEKFMPKEYIREDGFGITSACRQYLSPLIQGEDFPPFENGLPKVAKLRLAKVEKRLTEFTL; this comes from the coding sequence ATGGCCCAGCACAATGCTTTCTACGCCCAGTCCGGTGGCGTGACCGCTGTCATCAATGCCAGCGCCTGTGGCGTGATCGAAGCGTGTCGCGAACATGGCGACCGAATCGGCAAGGTATACGCCGGCCACAACGGCATCATCGGCGCCTTGACGGAGGATCTGATCGATGTCTCCCAGGAATCCGACGAGGCGATCGCTGCCCTGCGCTATACTCCGGGCGGCGCTTTCGGCTCCTGTCGTTACAAGCTCAAGGACATCGAGACCCACCGCGCCCAGTACGAGCGTCTGATCGAGGTCTTCAAGGCTCACGACATACGCTATTTCTTCTATAACGGCGGCGGCGACAGTGCCGACACCTGCCTCAAGGTGTCGCAGCTTTCCGAGAAGCTGGGTTACCCGCTGACCGCCATCCACGTGCCCAAGACCGTGGACAATGACCTGCCGATCACCGACAACTCCCCGGGATTCGGCAGCGTGGCCAAGTACATCGCCACCTCGACCCTGGAAGCCTCCCTGGACGTGGCGTCCATGTGCGCCACCTCCACCAAGGTGTTCGTGCTCGAGGTGATGGGTCGTCACGCGGGCTGGATCGCCGCCGCCGGCGCCCTGGCCGGGGAAGGTGAAGGCGAACCGCCGCACCTGGTCATTTTTCCGGAAGTCGCCTTCGATCGCGAGGCAGTCATGGCCCGGGTCGATGAAGCGGTCAAGCGCTACGGCTATTGTGTCATCGTGGTATCCGAGGGCGCGCGCTACGAGGACGGCACTTTCCTGGCGGACGCGGGTAACACCGACGCCTTCGGTCATCGCCAGCTGGGCGGCGTCGCGCCGACCCTGGCGGGCATGATCAAGCAGGATCTGGGCTACAAGTATCACTGGGCGGTGGCAGACTATCTGCAGCGGGCGGCGCGGCACCTGGCGTCGAAGACCGACGTGGAACAGGCCTACGCGGTAGGTCGTGAAGCCGTCAAACTGGCTCTGGCGGGTCAGAATGCCATGATGCCGGCCATCAAGCGTGTCAGCGAATCCCCTTACGAGTGGCGCATCGAAGCGGCGCCCCTGGCGGAGGTGGCCAATCAGGAAAAATTCATGCCCAAGGAATATATCCGCGAGGATGGCTTCGGCATCACTAGCGCTTGCCGGCAGTATCTTTCGCCGCTGATTCAGGGCGAGGATTTTCCGCCTTTCGAGAACGGCCTGCCTAAAGTTGCCAAGCTGCGTCTGGCCAAGGTAGAAAAGCGCCTGACGGAATTCACGCTCTAG
- the ppa gene encoding inorganic diphosphatase — protein sequence MSYANIPAGKDLPNDLYVIIEIPAHHSPIKYEVDKDMDALVVDRFMATPMFYPANYGFIPDTLADDGDPIDALVVTPVPVQPGSVIRARPIGVLNMSDEAGEDAKLVCVPHSKLSALYDDIEEVTDLPELLRQQIAHFFENYKDLEKGKWVKVESWENADAARKAIEKAAAAYTKV from the coding sequence ATGAGCTACGCCAATATCCCCGCCGGCAAGGATCTGCCAAACGATCTTTACGTCATTATCGAAATCCCCGCCCATCACTCTCCCATCAAGTATGAAGTCGATAAGGACATGGATGCGCTGGTGGTAGATCGTTTCATGGCCACGCCGATGTTCTATCCGGCCAACTACGGCTTCATTCCCGACACCCTTGCGGATGATGGCGACCCCATCGACGCTCTGGTAGTGACGCCGGTGCCGGTACAGCCAGGCAGTGTCATTCGTGCCCGCCCCATCGGGGTGCTCAACATGAGCGACGAAGCCGGAGAAGATGCCAAGCTGGTGTGCGTGCCTCACTCCAAGCTTTCCGCCCTTTACGACGATATCGAGGAAGTGACCGACCTGCCGGAACTGCTGCGTCAGCAGATCGCGCATTTCTTCGAGAATTACAAGGATCTCGAGAAAGGCAAGTGGGTCAAGGTAGAATCCTGGGAAAATGCGGACGCGGCGCGCAAGGCCATTGAAAAAGCCGCCGCAGCATATACCAAGGTTTGA
- the mpl gene encoding UDP-N-acetylmuramate:L-alanyl-gamma-D-glutamyl-meso-diaminopimelate ligase yields the protein MHVHILGICGTFMGSLALLARELGHRVSGSDAGVYPPMSTQLSEAGIALSDGYRADNLQPRPDLVVIGNALSRGNPEVEAVLDARLPYVSGPQWLAEQVLPGREVIAVAGTHGKTTTASLLAWLLESAGLAPGFLIGGVPRNFGISARLGNLRPKGAKAPFVVEADEYDTAFFDKRSKFVHYRPQIALLNNLEFDHADIFPDLAAIERQFHHLVRCVPGNGQLLVADREPALDRVLEQGVWTPVARYGNDVSSPWRFRLIENDGSCFEVMHDALDQQERGEVSWSLSGEYNVRNALGALAAAHVLGVSLTRGCAALADFQSPRRRQEVRGEVAGIQVIDDFAHHPTAIAATLSGMRASRSGGRLLAVIEPRSNTMRLGVMRERLAQCVADADLSFWYQPKALDWPLDKVIDACPVPARVASDIDALVNEIVTEASSGDRILVMSNGGFQGIHERLLRALEAAHG from the coding sequence ATGCACGTTCATATTCTGGGAATCTGCGGCACGTTCATGGGTAGCCTGGCGCTGTTGGCTCGGGAGTTGGGTCACCGGGTCAGCGGCTCGGACGCGGGGGTCTATCCGCCCATGAGCACCCAGCTTTCCGAGGCGGGTATCGCCCTGTCTGATGGCTACCGGGCGGACAATCTGCAGCCGCGGCCGGATCTGGTGGTCATCGGCAACGCGCTTTCCCGGGGCAATCCTGAGGTGGAAGCGGTGCTCGATGCGCGCTTGCCCTATGTTTCCGGTCCTCAATGGCTGGCGGAACAGGTGCTGCCCGGGCGAGAGGTGATCGCCGTGGCCGGCACTCACGGCAAGACCACCACCGCCAGTCTGCTCGCCTGGCTGCTGGAAAGCGCCGGGCTTGCGCCGGGTTTTCTGATCGGCGGGGTACCGCGCAACTTCGGTATTTCCGCCCGGCTGGGCAATCTGAGACCGAAGGGGGCGAAAGCGCCTTTCGTGGTGGAGGCGGACGAATATGACACGGCGTTTTTCGACAAGCGCTCCAAGTTCGTGCATTACCGGCCACAAATTGCCCTGCTCAACAACCTGGAGTTCGATCACGCGGATATCTTTCCCGATCTGGCGGCCATCGAGCGGCAGTTTCATCATCTGGTGCGCTGCGTGCCGGGCAACGGGCAACTGCTGGTGGCAGATCGTGAGCCGGCCCTGGACCGAGTGCTGGAGCAGGGTGTCTGGACGCCGGTGGCACGCTACGGTAACGATGTCTCGAGTCCCTGGCGTTTCCGGCTGATAGAGAATGACGGCAGCTGCTTCGAGGTCATGCACGATGCGTTGGATCAACAGGAGCGCGGTGAGGTGAGCTGGTCCCTGAGCGGCGAGTACAATGTGCGCAACGCCCTGGGTGCCCTGGCCGCCGCCCACGTCCTAGGCGTTTCCCTGACCCGGGGATGCGCGGCTCTCGCTGACTTTCAAAGCCCACGCCGCCGCCAGGAGGTGCGCGGCGAGGTGGCGGGCATCCAGGTCATCGATGACTTCGCTCACCATCCCACCGCCATTGCCGCCACCTTGAGCGGAATGCGAGCGTCACGGTCTGGCGGGAGACTGCTGGCGGTGATCGAGCCGCGCTCCAACACCATGCGTCTGGGAGTGATGCGCGAACGGCTGGCGCAGTGCGTTGCCGACGCGGATCTGAGCTTCTGGTATCAGCCGAAAGCGCTCGACTGGCCTCTGGACAAGGTGATCGACGCCTGTCCGGTACCCGCTCGAGTGGCCTCGGACATCGACGCGCTGGTGAATGAGATAGTGACAGAGGCGAGTTCCGGGGATCGTATCCTGGTGATGTCCAACGGCGGGTTCCAAGGTATTCATGAACGGCTGCTGCGCGCGCTGGAAGCGGCGCATGGCTGA
- a CDS encoding bifunctional protein-serine/threonine kinase/phosphatase, whose protein sequence is MAVQVPPCPLLKAKGAAAVIASAQARNAIAGLASSLGVQAFIEDYFATPDHWRVKDSATRVLRALNAWCHGQSRHVSEGGYVCSLSALIFFEREMHLFHVGDTQIYRLRGAEFEQLSRDHLTDLGGYRYPSRSLGMDAILDIDYVALPLKQGDIFLCTTQDVRGILLPSDFVRLIRQDVSDLNAACERLITEARARSYARGYGGDPFTFQLVRIDRLPEARTEVPGAPYGTLPVPPELVTGQRLDGFEVLEVLSRTSRSRVYRVRDLTSQKVRVMKAPSPELSSRNAYLEHFLLQQWVVERVKSPFVAKAVESSRPRRYLYYLMEYVEGQRLTAWARRHPQASLAQRLDIAGQLGKAVRALHRRDLLHQRIHPDNVLIDSHGKVVLTDFNACRLREGGEHKNVQALARQLGLTEHSAPEYALDDPVGRRSDQYSLASTIYWLLTGALPYAPALKEIRRHTDLEKLIYRSARLSNPEITQAQDDALRRALDPQRELRYRRLSEFLYALREPRNEPVYVKKARSRELANFWQGVAGILLLLLVLSWLLK, encoded by the coding sequence ATGGCGGTACAGGTGCCGCCGTGTCCGCTGCTCAAGGCCAAGGGAGCGGCGGCGGTGATCGCTAGCGCCCAGGCGCGCAACGCCATTGCTGGGCTGGCCAGCAGCCTGGGGGTCCAGGCCTTTATCGAGGACTATTTCGCCACGCCGGATCATTGGCGGGTCAAGGATTCCGCGACCCGAGTGCTGCGCGCTTTGAATGCCTGGTGCCATGGACAAAGTCGTCACGTCAGCGAAGGAGGCTACGTCTGTTCACTTTCCGCGCTGATCTTCTTCGAACGCGAGATGCACCTCTTTCATGTAGGCGATACTCAGATTTATCGACTGCGCGGCGCGGAGTTCGAGCAGCTGTCCCGGGATCACCTGACGGATCTGGGCGGCTACCGTTATCCCTCGCGCTCCCTGGGCATGGATGCCATCCTGGACATCGACTATGTCGCTTTGCCCCTCAAGCAGGGAGACATCTTCCTCTGTACCACTCAGGATGTGCGCGGCATTCTGCTTCCTTCGGATTTCGTACGCTTGATTCGCCAAGATGTCAGCGACCTGAACGCGGCCTGCGAGCGCCTGATCACCGAAGCTCGAGCGCGCTCCTACGCAAGAGGCTACGGCGGCGACCCGTTCACCTTCCAACTGGTGCGTATCGATCGTCTGCCGGAAGCGCGAACGGAGGTACCTGGCGCGCCCTATGGCACCCTGCCGGTGCCGCCGGAACTTGTCACGGGGCAAAGACTCGATGGCTTCGAGGTGCTGGAGGTGCTGTCGCGCACTTCCCGATCGCGAGTCTATCGAGTGCGCGATCTGACCAGCCAGAAAGTGCGTGTAATGAAGGCGCCAAGCCCGGAGCTTTCCAGTCGCAATGCCTATCTGGAGCATTTCCTGCTGCAGCAGTGGGTGGTGGAGCGCGTCAAGTCCCCCTTCGTCGCCAAGGCGGTGGAATCCTCGCGTCCTCGGCGTTATCTCTATTACTTGATGGAGTACGTCGAAGGCCAGCGGCTGACGGCTTGGGCGCGCCGGCATCCTCAGGCGAGTCTCGCCCAGCGCCTGGATATCGCCGGCCAGCTGGGCAAGGCGGTTCGGGCGTTGCACCGGCGGGATCTGCTTCACCAGCGCATTCATCCAGATAACGTCTTGATCGACAGCCACGGCAAGGTAGTGCTGACGGACTTCAACGCCTGTCGTCTGCGAGAAGGAGGAGAGCACAAGAATGTTCAGGCGCTGGCTCGCCAGCTGGGGCTGACGGAACACAGCGCCCCGGAATACGCCCTCGACGATCCGGTAGGACGCAGAAGCGATCAGTACTCCCTGGCGTCGACGATTTACTGGTTGCTGACCGGCGCCTTGCCCTACGCGCCGGCGCTCAAGGAAATCAGGCGCCATACCGATCTGGAAAAGCTGATCTACCGCAGCGCGCGTCTATCCAATCCCGAAATTACCCAGGCCCAGGACGACGCCTTGCGCCGGGCGCTGGACCCGCAGCGGGAGCTGCGCTACCGGCGCCTGTCGGAGTTTCTCTACGCGCTGCGCGAGCCTCGGAATGAGCCTGTTTACGTAAAAAAGGCGCGTTCACGGGAGCTCGCCAACTTCTGGCAAGGCGTGGCGGGAATTCTGCTATTGCTGCTGGTGCTTTCCTGGTTATTGAAATAG